One Amaranthus tricolor cultivar Red isolate AtriRed21 chromosome 1, ASM2621246v1, whole genome shotgun sequence DNA window includes the following coding sequences:
- the LOC130825183 gene encoding uncharacterized protein At4g06744-like, producing MIPNSSKIILFLFLSLCSTCLVHVVATTNNDLSTTRREAIEIIIGGGSFPIGPTPIDCAPPPPPPPPPCPPPPSPPVGPSRVEIATKVIQKFLKRISSDKCGLSMKMPSMPNFCKSSKFGCALLPHSHQQGLYTIQFNECYIKGKNITLEGFIDKLPDISIFHVNSNSFGGEVPKLSHLQYLYELDLSNNGYTGAFPNNVLGATELIYLDLRFNHFEGPIPAQVFNLDLYVLFLNDNKFCKDLPSNLGSTRVSFLTLANNQFTGPIPKSIKQAHNLLEVSFLNNHLSGCLPYEIGYLKNTTYFDASKNFLTGPIPRSFGCLAKMQYLILSSNKLYGPVPEELCKLPNLKTLTLSSNYFTQVGPECMKLMRKGVLKVEKNCILGLPGQRDWDTCKWFFNEPKPCGDGNDESSNYIPCKATADYLNSEVLLDAVPESEPPFIHGFLAPGTN from the coding sequence ATGATACCCAATTCctccaaaatcatattattcTTATTTCTATCATTATGCTCAACTTGCCTAGTTCATGTAGTAGCCACCACCAACAATGATCTATCAACTACTAGAAGAGAAGCCATTGAAATCATCATTGGTGGCGGGTCGTTCCCCATTGGACCGACCCCAATCGATTGTGCACCACCGCCACCGCCGCCACCACCACCGTgtccaccaccaccatcaccaccgGTCGGGCCGAGTAGGGTTGAGATAGCCACGAAGGTTATACAAAAATTTCTTAAACGTATTAGTAGTGACAAATGTGGGTTAAGCATGAAAATGCCTAGTATGCCGAACTTTTGTAAGTCCTCTAAATTTGGGTGTGCTCTTCTTCCACACTCTCATCAACAAGGCCTTTATACAATTCAATTTAACGAGTGTTATATTAAAGGTAAAAATATTACCTTAGAAGGCTTTATAGATAAACTCCCCGATATATCCATTTTCCATGTAAACTCCAATTCTTTTGGAGGAGAAGTTCCTAAATTAAGTCACCTTCAATACCTTTACGAATTAGATCTTAGTAACAACGGGTATACGGGTGCATTCCCAAATAATGTACTCGGAGCAACCGAATTAATCTACCTGGACCTCCGATTTAACCACTTCGAAGGCCCAATTCCGGCCCAAGTATTTAACCTAGATCTTTATGTCCTTTTTCTAAACGACAACAAATTTTGTAAGGACCTCCCTTCAAATTTAGGGTCAACCCGAGTATCATTCCTTACTTTAGCAAACAACCAATTTACGGGCCCGATACCCAAGTCCATTAAGCAAGCCCACAACCTTCTAGAAgtttcattcttaaataatcatctTTCTGGGTGTCTTCCGTATGAAATTGGGTACTTAAAAAATACCACTTATTTTGATGCTTCAAAAAACTTCTTAACGGGCCCAATACCCCGTTCATTTGGGTGTTTAGCTAAAATGCAATATCTTATTTTGTCAAGTAATAAGCTATATGGGCCCGTACCCGAAGAATTATGTAAATTGCCTAATCTCAAAACTTTGACTTTAAGTTCTAATTATTTTACACAAGTGGGACCAGAATGTATGAAATTGATGAGAAAAGGGGTATTAAAAGTGGAGAAAAATTGTATATTGGGCCTTCCGGGTCAAAGAGATTGGGATACTTGTAAATGGTTTTTTAATGAGCCCAAACCATGTGGGGATGGTAATGATGAAAGTAGCAATTATATTCCTTGTAAGGCTACTGCTGATTATTTGAATTCTGAGGTGTTATTAGATGCTGTTCCTGAATCTGAGCCACCTTTCATTCATGGGTTTCTTGCTCCTGGTACAAACTAA